A part of Hippea maritima DSM 10411 genomic DNA contains:
- a CDS encoding SIR2 family NAD-dependent protein deacylase, which produces MYSLIEKAKEKIRKAERLVAFTGAGISITSGIPPFRGPGGLWSKYDPSILDIDFFISNPKQSWKYIKEIFYEYLLKDVKPNPAHVALAKLTCPVITQNIDNLHQAAGSEDVIEFHGTAQTLVCMDCSKRFNRNNIDLSVDIPRCDCGGVLKPDFVFFGEQIPKDALDKSFMLAQICDVMLVVGTTGEIMPASQIPIFAKNNGAFIIEVNPNPSNYTGGITDIFLQYKAEEVLPKLVEGVKDVR; this is translated from the coding sequence ATGTATAGTCTTATTGAAAAGGCAAAAGAAAAGATAAGGAAGGCTGAAAGGCTAGTTGCATTTACAGGTGCTGGTATCTCCATTACAAGCGGTATACCGCCCTTTAGAGGTCCTGGTGGATTGTGGAGCAAATACGACCCATCTATCTTGGATATAGATTTTTTTATCTCAAACCCAAAACAGAGCTGGAAATATATAAAAGAGATATTCTATGAGTACCTTCTTAAGGATGTAAAGCCCAATCCTGCGCATGTAGCACTGGCCAAGCTTACATGTCCTGTAATAACGCAGAACATAGATAATCTGCATCAGGCTGCTGGCTCTGAAGATGTGATTGAGTTTCACGGAACAGCACAAACGCTTGTTTGCATGGATTGCTCTAAAAGGTTTAACAGAAATAACATAGACCTTTCTGTTGATATTCCACGATGCGACTGCGGGGGTGTCTTAAAACCGGATTTTGTTTTCTTTGGTGAGCAGATCCCCAAGGATGCTTTAGATAAATCCTTTATGCTTGCACAGATCTGCGATGTTATGCTTGTTGTTGGCACAACGGGTGAGATAATGCCAGCAAGCCAGATCCCGATTTTTGCTAAAAACAACGGCGCCTTTATCATAGAAGTTAATCCAAACCCGTCAAATTACACAGGCGGAATTACCGATATATTTTTGCAGTATAAGGCTGAAGAGGTTTTGCCAAAACTCGTTGAAGGAGTGAAAGATGTCAGATAG
- a CDS encoding glutamine--tRNA ligase/YqeY domain fusion protein: MSDRPLNFIEEIVENDIDSGKYEGRVHTRFPPEPNGYLHIGHAKSICLNFGLAEKYNGKCNLRFDDTNPLKEGEEFVESIKRDVKWLGFDWDDRLFFASDYFEKMYEYAVKLIKMGKAYVCDLTPDEIREYRGTLTEPGKESPYRNRSVEENLELFERMRNGEFEEGSKTLRAKIDMSHPNLNMRDPVMYRIIKKPHYRQGKKWYIYPTYDWAHCLEDSIELITHSLCTLEFADHRILYEWFLDQLGIYKPQQIEFGRLNMTYTVLSKRKLTILVRDGYVNGWDDPRMPTIAGLRRRGYTPESIRDFVNRTGVSRTDSVVDYALLEHCIREDLNKKANRVMAVLDPLKIVITNYPEDKVEWLDAENNPEDEKAGKRKVPFCREIYIERDDFMENPPKKFFRLAPGREVRLKHAYYITCNEVIKDEDGNIVELRCTYDPSSKGGWTEDGRKVKGTLHWVSARHCLDAEVRLYDNLFIKEDPEEDENFLNNINSNSLVILQNCKIEPYLKDAKVGDKFQFLRKGYFCVDDDSKDGKLIFNRTATLKDSWAKIQKKLS, from the coding sequence ATGTCAGATAGACCCTTGAATTTTATCGAGGAGATCGTAGAAAACGACATAGATTCCGGTAAATATGAGGGCAGGGTACATACGCGATTCCCACCAGAGCCCAACGGATATCTACATATTGGCCATGCCAAGTCCATATGCTTGAATTTTGGCTTGGCTGAAAAGTATAACGGAAAGTGTAATTTGAGATTTGATGATACCAACCCTCTGAAGGAGGGTGAGGAGTTTGTCGAATCTATAAAAAGAGATGTAAAATGGCTGGGCTTTGATTGGGATGATAGGTTGTTTTTCGCTTCTGATTACTTTGAGAAGATGTATGAATATGCAGTTAAGCTAATAAAAATGGGTAAGGCATATGTTTGTGATTTAACACCGGATGAGATTAGAGAGTATAGGGGAACACTGACAGAGCCTGGAAAAGAAAGCCCCTATAGAAATCGCTCGGTTGAGGAGAATCTTGAACTGTTTGAACGGATGAGAAACGGCGAGTTTGAAGAGGGCTCAAAGACGCTGCGTGCTAAAATAGATATGTCCCACCCCAATTTGAATATGCGCGATCCGGTTATGTATAGGATTATCAAAAAGCCCCATTATAGACAGGGTAAAAAGTGGTATATCTATCCCACCTACGATTGGGCGCATTGCCTTGAGGATTCTATTGAGCTTATAACCCATTCTCTTTGCACGCTTGAATTTGCAGACCATAGAATTTTGTATGAGTGGTTTTTGGATCAGCTTGGTATATATAAGCCCCAGCAGATAGAGTTTGGCAGACTTAATATGACATATACCGTTCTCAGTAAGAGAAAACTTACCATCCTTGTTAGGGATGGGTATGTAAACGGATGGGACGACCCAAGAATGCCGACTATTGCAGGTTTAAGAAGGAGAGGGTACACACCTGAGTCCATCAGGGATTTTGTTAACAGGACAGGCGTTTCAAGAACCGATTCTGTTGTAGATTATGCACTTCTTGAGCATTGTATTAGAGAGGATTTGAATAAAAAGGCCAACAGAGTTATGGCTGTTTTAGATCCTTTAAAGATCGTTATAACGAACTATCCAGAGGATAAGGTTGAATGGCTGGATGCTGAGAACAATCCGGAGGATGAAAAGGCAGGAAAAAGAAAGGTGCCTTTCTGTAGAGAGATTTACATAGAAAGAGACGATTTTATGGAAAATCCACCTAAGAAATTCTTTAGGCTTGCACCGGGAAGGGAAGTTAGACTAAAACATGCCTATTACATCACTTGTAATGAGGTCATAAAGGATGAAGATGGCAACATAGTCGAGCTTAGGTGCACATACGACCCTTCATCTAAAGGCGGATGGACAGAGGATGGAAGAAAGGTGAAAGGAACACTTCATTGGGTAAGTGCAAGGCATTGTTTAGATGCTGAGGTTAGATTATATGACAATTTGTTTATAAAGGAAGACCCAGAAGAAGATGAAAACTTTTTGAATAATATAAATTCGAATTCACTTGTAATACTTCAAAATTGCAAGATAGAGCCATATTTGAAGGATGCAAAGGTTGGTGATAAATTCCAATTCTTAAGAAAAGGTTATTTTTGCGTGGATGATGATTCGAAAGATGGGAAATTAATCTTCAACCGAACAGCGACACTTAAGGATAGCTGGGCTAAGATTCAAAAGAAGTTAAGCTAA